A stretch of Vicia villosa cultivar HV-30 ecotype Madison, WI unplaced genomic scaffold, Vvil1.0 ctg.000314F_1_1, whole genome shotgun sequence DNA encodes these proteins:
- the LOC131626615 gene encoding uncharacterized protein LOC131626615, with product MSRPIEPLKEINDSKDLWKIVVRCKHLWTVTSSSNKEHMEMVLVDSKLDMIQAIVPAYLLSKFKSEIETGNSYIMQNFKVGKNDFAFKSTSHTYKLVFCGSTSVKKAEFPDISHNYLNIIGLNSIVEGRFQSNLLVDLIGGITDITQTQVNVQLYEYYKNNKQASDIVIVLINARVKEAQGGFPFSVSNTWNGTKLLINDPTIEEVKSLKERLGVDLPLLSSSSVQVEATQNSFYSDYDKFVWKAEIMSLSEITNLQHETTCVTVATLDKFDVWQMGWYYDGCVECTRSVTAKDGKLKCFKKHISPEPVPRYKLDITAVDGSSKAKFFFWDTDCVKLIGKSALQMKMDLTQTSKLRALEPLSQDDMNSISEPVSASAENNLTIENSGLTPCKRLINDAIEDNDSVQQSSTKMARDIKKEKYYEKLYRVLGETLQQDCNSFWKTISVIVKYMLADPWDCVLQIRFLSQKFFKGDFSKLSNSSVQVTASKKSYYSDFDKFETTCVTVATLCKFHVGKAGWYYDPTSRLRIMEPSSPDDFPSVSEPLSVSADYDPSISNTKLKPAKGILSDAVEEIEGVQLSSTKLIKDIKKE from the exons ATGTCTCGCCCAATTGAGCCATTGAAAGAGATCAATGATTCAAAAGATTTGTGGAAGATCGTTGTTAGGTGCAAACATCTGTGGACTGTCacaagttcttcaaacaaagaacacatggagatGGTTTTGGTTGATTCTAAG CTTGATATGATTCAGGCTATTGTCCCTGCTTATTtgctttcgaaattcaaatctgaAATTGAAACAGGAAACTCTTATATCATGCAAAATTTTAAAGTTGGGAAGAATGATTTTGCTTTTAAGTCGACAAGTCATACATACAAATTGGTTTTTTGTGGGTCAACTTCTGTTAAGAAAGCAGAATTTCCTGATATCTCTCATAACTACCTTAACATTATTGGTTTGAATTCCATAGTTGAAGGAAGGTTTCAATCAAATTTGTTGGTTG atttgattggaggaaTCACTGATATTACTCAAACCCAAGTTAACG TTCAGCTATATGAGTATTATAAGAATAATAAGCAAGCCTCTGATATTGTCATTGTGCTAATCAATGCAAGGGTTAAAGAGGCTCAAG GAGGATTTCCATTTAGTGTTTCCAACACATGGAATGGAACGAAACTGTTGATTAATGACCCTACTATTGAGGAAGTCAAGAGTCTAAAAGAAAG ACTTGGTGTTGATTTGCCTTTGTTATCATCTTCAAGTGTACAAGTTGAGGCAACGCAAAACTCATTTTATTCTGACTATGACAAGTTTGTTTGGAAGGCTGAAATAATGAGTCTCTCTGAAATAACAAATCTGCAACAT GAAACAACCTGTGTTACCGTTGCTACCCTCGATAAGTTTGATGTTTGGCAGATGGGATGGTACTATGATGGATGTGTGGAATGCACAAGGAGTGTGACTGCCAAGGATGGAAAGCTGAAGTGTTTTAAAAAGCATATTAGCCCAGAACCTGTGCCACG GTATAAGCTTGATATAACGGCTGTTGACGGCAGTTCGAAGGCAAAGTTCTTCTTTTGGGACACAGACTGCGTGAAGTTGATTGGGAAGTCTGCTCTTCAAATGAAGATGGATTTAACTCAG ACCTCAAAACTTCGAGCACTAGAACCTCTGTCCCAGGATGATATGAATAGCATTTCT GAACCTGTATCTGCATCTGCAGAAAATAACCTGACCATTGAAAATTCAGGACTCACTCCATGTAAGAGACTTATAAATGATGCAATAGAAGATAATGATAGTGTTCAACAATCATCAACCAAGATGGCCAGAGATATTAAAAAGGAGAAATA TTATGAAAAACTCTATAGAGTTTTAGGTGAAACCTTACAACAAGATTGTAACAGTTTTTGGAAAACTATAAGTGTCATCGTTAAATATATGTTGGCTGACCCTTGGGATTGTGTGTTACAGATTAGGTTTCTAAGTCAAAAATT TTTTAAAGGTGATTTTTCAAAGTTGTCAAATTCAAGTGTGCAAGTTACTGCATCCAAAAAGTCATACTACTCAGACTTTGATAAATTT GAAACTACATGTGTAACTGTTGCGACTCTGTGTAAATTTCATGTTGGCAAAGCTGGATGGTATTACGAT CCTACATCTAGGCTTCGCATAATGGAACCTTCATCGCCGGACGATTTCCCAAGTGTTTCG GAACCTCTGTCTGTCTCAGCCGATTATGATCCTTCTATCTCAAATACTAAACTGAAACCTGCTAAGGGAATTTTAAGTGATGCTGTTGAGGAAATCGAAGGTGTCCAGCTTTCTTCGACAAAGTTAATCAAAGATATCAAGAAGGAGTGA
- the LOC131626617 gene encoding uncharacterized protein LOC131626617, whose translation MDWFSWLSKTNLDPFLLYEYSLTFTRNELQLQDSNHFTHEFLQSMGISVAKHRLEILKLVNNQNNKVPKNTKKFSLVKCIKKCLSKLIFHEEERNKNMISLQQEQSWNQGKWRRALVSEELKGDKGMLRNRRIAFSGPLDGRMYDEKMVITNKNMLKFSGPLDGKVNAKMVYTNRSPVRNRPIEGRFVGATTRSPRFSGPISPNDFHCLYNKTGDDCDFEDAEMWRALFEDLKPT comes from the coding sequence ATGGACTGGTTCTCTTGGTTATCCAAGACCAATCTAGACCCTTTTCTACTCTACGAGTATAGCCTCACTTTCACCCGCAACGAGCTTCAACTACAAGACTCAAACCACTTCACCCATGAGTTTCTTCAAAGCATGGGAATTTCAGTTGCCAAACACAGACTAGAAATTCTCAAGCTTGTCAACAACCAAAACAACAAAGTGCCTAAAAACACCAAGAAGTTTTCTTTGGTTAAGTGTATAAAGAAATGTCTAAGCAAACTCATTTTCCatgaagaagaaagaaacaagAACATGATTTCATTGCAACAAGAGCAGAGTTGGAACCAAGGGAAATGGAGAAGAGCATTGGTAAGTGAGGAACTCAAAGGAGATAAGGGTATGCTTAGAAATAGGAGAATAGCATTTTCAGGGCCTTTAGATGGAAGAATGTATGATGAGAAAATGGTGATTACCAATAAAAATATGTTGAAATTTTCTGGTCCTCTTGATGGAAAAGTGAATGCAAAAATGGTTTACACAAATAGAAGTCCTGTGAGAAATAGGCCTATTGAAGGAAGGTTTGTGGGCGCTACAACAAGGAGTCCAAGATTTTCTGGACCAATAAGTCCAAATGATTTTCATTGTCTCTACAACAAGACAGGAGATGATTGTGATTTTGAGGATGCTGAAATGTGGCGTGCATTGTTTGAAGATCTTAAAccaacttga